The Stigmatella ashevillena genomic sequence CTACGCGGGCGGCGAGATGAAGCACGGCCCCATCGCGCTCATCGACGAGAAGATGCCGGTGGTGGTCATCGCCCCCAAGCAGCCGGGCGTGGCGTACGAGAAGATCATCGGCAACATCGAAGAGGTCCGTGCCCGGGGTGGCAAGGTCATCGCCATCATCGACGAGGATGATCACCACGTGGACGGGCTGGCGGATCACGTGATTCGCATCCCGGCGGCGTGCGCGCTGCTGGCGCCGGTGGTGTCCACCATTCCGTTGCAGCTCCTGGCCTATCACGTGGCGGAGATGCGCGGGAACGACGTGGACCAGCCGCGCAACCTCGCCAAGAGCGTGACGGTGGAGTAACCGCCGCCGTTCTGCCGCGGTGAGTGCGAGCCCAGGTGTCTCCCTCCGGGAGCCCTGGGCTTTGCCGCGTCTACAGCAGGGGCGGGCCCGAGAGCGTCTTCAGCCAGTCCTGGAGCTGGAGTCGGGAAGGGCTCTGGCCCGAGTCCAGGAGCCAGGCGAAGAGCGCGCCGGCGAACTCTCCCGCCGTGTGGTAGCGGCTGGCCGTGTCGGGCGCGAGCGCGCGGCGGAGGATCTGCGCCAGCGGGCGGTCCAAGGCGTCTGGCAGGTTCAGCTTGCCCGCCCGGATGGCCGCCATCACCCGTGCCTCGTCCGTCTCCTCCCGCAGGAAGGGATGGGTGCCCACCACCAGCTCGTGCAGGACGATGCCCAGGGCGAACAGGTCCGAGGCCGGGGTGGGCGGCTCCCCGCGTGTCTGCTCTGGGGCGAGGTAGTGCAGCTTGCCCGCGAGGATGCCGTCCTGCGGGCCGATGTCCGCCCCGCGGGACTTGGCCACCCCGAAGTCGCCCAGCTTCACCTCGCCCTCTCCCGAGAAGAAGATGTTGGAGGGGGTGATGTCGCCGTGCACCAGCTCCAGGGGTCGGCCGCTGCGCGTGCGCGCCTGGTGGAAGTAGGCGAGCGCGCGCAAGACTTCGATGCAGATATGGATGGCCATGCCCAGGGGCACCCGGCGGAGGAGCCGCTCATGGGTGCGCAGCAGCCGCTCCAGGTCTCCTCCGGACAGGAACTCGATGGCGATGAAGGGGCGTCCGAAGGCCTCGCCGTCCTCCAACTTGCGCACCAGGTTGGGGTGGTCCAGCACGCCCATCAGATCGGCTTCGTCCGCGAAGGCCTCGACCGAGACGTCCTTGCGCATCAGCTTGAGCGCCACCGAGAAGGGCTGGCCCCGCGAGTCCACCGCGTCCGCCAGGAACACCTCCGCCATGCCCCCCTCGCCGAGGCGAGAGCGGAGCCGGTACCGGCCATACCTCCGGGAGGGAACCTCCACGGTCTTGGCGGAGCCCGTCTGCACGCCCGCAAGTAAGCCACAGGCGGGGCTGGTTCGGTACTGCCACCGTCTCATCTCCTCAAGAACGGAGAAACTTCACGGAGCCCGCAAAAATCGGGTCAGGATGTGCCCTCCGAGGTTCAGTCCTCCCGGGCGAGCTCCAGCAGCAACTCGAGGTCCTCGGCTTCCTCCAGGCGCTCCAGCAGCTCGAGGTTCTCCACCACCTCCCGGTCCTCCGAGGAGAGCTCTTTCGGAGCAGGGCGCTCCGCGGGGGCCTTCGGCGCCTGGAGGGGGACAGGGGGAGAAGGCGTCTCCGGAGGGGAGGCGGGGCTGGCCCAGAGGGTGGTGGCCATGAGCGCGGTAAGGAAACCGCTCACCGGCGTCGCCTCTCACGCATGCGGTCGCGCAGCTCCTGGCGCTGCTCGGGGGACAGCTGGCGCCAGCGGCGCAGGTTCTCCCGCATCTGCTCACGCCGCTCCGGGTGCGCGCGCAGGTACTCCCGCATCCGCTTGCGCAGCTCCGCCTTGCGCTCCGGGCTCAGGTTCTGGAATTCGCCGAAGCGCTCGCGCAGCAACTGGCGCTCCGCGGGGGAGAGCCTGTTGAAGTCGCTCAGGTTGGCGCGCAGCCGCTCCCGCTCCTCGGGAGACATGCGCTGAATGCGCTCCAGATTGCCCCGGATGCGCTTCTGGTCCTCTGGGGGCAGGGCCTTGAACTCGCGCAGCTTCGCCCGCAGGGCGTCCTTCTGCTCGGGAGAGAGTTTCTCGAAGCGCTCTGCCGCCGTGGGCGCCCGCTCGGGCTCCTGCGCCTGGGAGGAGGCTCCCGCCAACAGCACCACCATCCACCCGACGATGGTCAGGGTCCGTCTCATCACTGCACCTCCAGCTCATGCAGGTGGGTGACCACCTCCATGTCTTCGAAGCTGTCCAATCCGACCACGTCGTAGTCCTCCACCAGCTCCAGGTTCGCCGCCAGTTCCAGCGCGCCTGGGTCTGCTTCGTCCACCCCTGGCCGTGAGCGCGGATAGACCGCGAGCGCCATCACCGCCGCCAGGCCCAGGGCGGGAACCAGCACCCGGGGGCGCAGCAGGGCCAGCAGCCGTTCCTTCAAAGGAGGGGGCAGCGCATCCACCTGGGCCAGCACCTGTCGCCGGGTGGCGGGGGAGGGGATGGACTCGGGCAGCAGCGCCATCTTCGCCAGCGTGCCTCGCAGCAGGGCCTCGGTGCTCTGGCACTGCGCGCACGTTCCCAGGTGCACCGCGATTTCCGCGTGCCGCGGGGGGGACAGCTCCCCATCGATGAATGCCGTCAGCTCCTCCTCGAACGTGCAACTCATGCCCTGCTCCTCTCGGGCCCGATGCCCGCCTGCAACGCTTCCACCTTCCGGGCAACGGCCAGCGTCGCCCGGTGGATGAGGCTCTTCACGGCGGCCTCGCTCGCCTCCAGCGCCGTGGCGATGTCTCGGTAGGCCATGCCCTCGAAGCGGCACATGGTAAAGGCCGCCCGCTCGCGCTCGCTCATCCCCTGCAGGGCCTCGCCCACGGCCCGTTCCAGCTCCCGCCCCGCCACCGCCTCGTCCGGACGCTCCGCCTGGGCATCCACTGCCTCCACCCCCTTCTCGTCCTCGTCCGCCGGTGAAGAGGTCGAGCGTGTCACCCGGTACTCCCCCCGGCGCACCTCATTGAGGCAGTGGTTGGTGGCCACCCGGAACAGGAACGTCTTGAACTGGGCGGTGGGCTTGTAGGCCTTCGCGTTCCGGTACAGCTTCACGAAGATGTCCTGGGTCAGCTCTTCGGCCCGGGCCCGGTCCCCCACGAAGCGGTAGGCAAAACGCGCCACGCTGGCGTGGTAGCGGTCGAACAGCAGGGCGAACGCCTTCCGGTCGCCTGCCGCCACCCTCAACATCACCTGTGCGTCCGAATCCTCATCCACGCCCGACTCCAACCCCGTTGCCTTCCGGAAGTTGCAGGGCGGGTGCGTTTTGAAGCCGGCGGGGGGGGACGGGTACAGTTTTTGGCGTGGCCACCCGTTCGCGCACCCCGCCTCCCTCCTCTGAGCACTCAAAGGAGCGCTCAAAGGAGCGCTCCTTACGGGACGCGGAGGGCGAAGAAGTGCCCGGTTCCCTGGAGTTCCCGGGTGAGGAGGCGGTCTCCGAGGCGGAGCCGCGCAAGGGCCTGGCGCCCAACTCCCCCACGCCCCCCTTGGGACTCCCGCTGCCAGTGATGGTCCTGGTGGAGCAGGCCCAGCGGGCGGAGGGGGCGGAGCAGCAGCAACTGGCGCTGCGCATCAACCAATGGCTGGCGAAGCTGGCCCGCGAGGACGGGGGCCGCCCCGCCGCGGAGGTGTTCCACCGTCTGCTCGAGGGCGGAAGGCTCGAGGGGCTGGTGGATGAGACGGGCGAGGCCTGTGGGGATGCCGCCGTCCGGGGGTTGCTCGCCCTGGGGTTTCCCTACGCCCTGGAGGTCCGGCCCGAGGATCTGGAGCGGCTCCGCACCCGCCAGCCGCTCCCCGCTTCCCGGCGCCTGGACCGCAAGGCCCTGGCCGCTGCGGCCGTGGGGGCCGGGGCCGTGGGGCAACTGGGCCTGGAAGGGGTGTTGTCGGGGGGGCTCTCGCCGAAGGTCACGCTGGAGGTAGGGGCCCTGCTGCTGGCGCTGGTGCCCGGGCTGATGAGCGCTCCGGGGACCCCGTTGCGGCGCCTGGGGCTGGTGGTGCTGGTGCTGGTGTCCGTGACAGAAATATTCCTAGGGATGTCGCCGGGTTATGCTGGGCTGGTGTCCGGGCTGGCGGGACTGGTGGCCTGTCTCCTGATCGCTGGCCACGAGGGCTGAGATGTTCTCTGGCCACCCGCATGTCAGAGGGGTGGACTAGGGTCTACCTACCGCGTATTAAAGCGTTTCGCGTTCTGAACGCGGGTTCAGGTGGGCCGGGGTGGCCCACCGCATACAACTGGAGGAGTCGGAAGATGGCCGTGAATTCAGAGAAGGAGAAGGCGATCGAGTTGGCGATGTCCGCCGTCGAGCGTCAATTTGGCAAGGGTTCCATCATGCGGCTCGGCAAGGACGAGCCGCTGATGCGTGACATCCAGGCCATTTCGACCGGATCGATCTCGCTCGACATCGCGCTGGGGGTGGGCGGCGTTCCCAAGGGACGCATCGTCGAGATCTTCGGGCCGGAGTCCTCCGGAAAGACGACCTTGTGCCTTCACATCGTCGCCGAGGCGCAGAAGCGGGGCGGTATCTGCGGCTACATCGACGCGGAGCACGCGCTGGATGTGGGGTACGCCCGCAAGCTGGGCGTGAGGACCGACGACCTGCTGCTCAGCCAGCCGGACACCGGTGAGCAGGGGTTGGAAATCGCCGAGATGCTGGTCCGCTCGGGGGCCATCGATGTGCTGGTGGTGGACTCGGTGGCGGCCCTGGTGCCCAAGGCCGAGCTCGAGGGCGAGATGGGCGATGCGCACATGGGCGTGCAGGCCCGCCTGATGAGCCAGGCCCTGCGCAAGCTCACGGGCACCATCTCCAAGAGCCAGACGTGCGTCATCTTCATCAATCAGATCCGCATGAAGATCGGCGTGATGTTCGGCAACCCGGAGACGACCACGGGCGGCAACGCGCTGAAGTTCTACGCGTCGCAGCGTCTGGACATCCGCCGCATCGGCGCCATCAAGAATGGCGAGAACGTGGTGGGCAGCCGCACCCGCGTGAAGGTGGTGAAGAACAAGGTGGCGCCTCCCTTCAAGGAGGTGGAGTTCGACATCATGTACGGCACGGGCATCTCCCGCGAGGGAGACCTCATCGACTTGGCCTCCAACGAGAACATCGTCGAGAAGAGCGGCAGTTGGTTCGCCTTCAAGGGCGAGCGCATTGGCCAGGGCCGGGAGAACGCGAAGGACTACTTGCGGGAGCATCCGGACACCTACAAGGAGATCGAAGCCCGCGTCCTTGAGAAGTACGGCGTCACCAAGTCCGCGGTCGCGGCGGTGCCGGACGAGCCTGAGCCTTCGGGTGAGGGTGAGAAGCGTCCGCGCGTGAAGGCCGTGAAGTAGGCGGATTCCGCGTGTGAAGTGGCGGGGCGGTCCATCAAGAGGTGGGCCGCCCCGTGTCATTTCGAGGCGCGGCGCGTCACACGGATGTTTTGGTCGCCCGGACGGGAAGCACCATAGACTCCGCGCCCGCAGAAGCCCTCAAGGCCCGCGCATTGGAGGATTCCTTGTCCCAGAAACTGCATCGCCGCACCCTCCTTCAGTCCATCGTCGCTGTTGCCGCGACGACGGCATTTGGCTGTGGCGAGGATGAGCCGGGCCTCGGCCCGTCGGATCGGTCGCGCGCGTACTTCCCGCAATCGGTGGCATCCGGGGAGCCGCGGCCCGACAGCGTGGTGCTGTGGACGCGCGCGGTGGATCCAGAGCATGGGGGCGACACGGCGCTCACGCTGGAGGTGTCCGAGGAGGAGTCCTTTGGCACGTTCGTGCTCCAGCTCGAGGTCTCCGCGAGCGTCGCGCATGACAACGCCGTCAAGGTGAAGGTGACGAACCTCAAGCCTCGCACCACCTATTATTACCGCTTCGTCTACGCGCACGATGGCGAGCGGTTCTCCTCCGCGGTGGGCCGGACCCGCACCGCCCCCGCCGCTGGGGACGATGTGCCGGTGAAGTTCGTCTTCGCCAGCTGCCAGGACTACGTGGGCCGCTACTTCAACACCTGGAACCGGCTGCTGCAGCTCGACGAGGATCTGGACTTCGTCATGTTCCTCGGGGACTACGTGTACGAGACGACGGGGGACCCGTCTTTCCAGTCCACCAACAGCCTGCGAAGCATGACCTTCAGCGATCCCGAGGGGGCGCTGGTCCAGAAGACGGGCATCTTCGAGTACTACGCCGCCGCGTCGCTCTCCAACTACCGGGAGCTCTACAAGACCCTCCGCTCGGATGTGCTCCTGCAGCGGGTCCACGAGCGCTACCCCTTCATCGTCATCTGGGATGACCACGAGTTCTCCGACGACTGCTGGGGCGCGCATGCGACCTACAAGGATGAGCGCAGCTCCGAGCTGCAGCTCGACCGGAAGCGCAACGCGGAGCAGGCCTTCTTCGAGTTCATCCCCATTGATGCCACCCCCACGGGCGCGGCCCAGGGGGCCATCGACGTGGGCAGCGAGCCCCGCTTCCCGGACACCCGCGTCTACCGGGACTTCGAGTTCGGCAAGCACCTGAAGCTCATCGTGACCGATTACCGCACCTACCGGCCCGACCACCTCATCGCCGAGGACGCCTATCCGGGCACGGTGGTGATGGATGGGCCGACCCTGACGGCCTTGGGGGCGGCCCCGGCCTTCGCCTCAGAGCAATTCGCCTATATCAATGTGGATGCGCCCGAGTACGCCCAGGTGAAGGGGGCGCTGCGCCAGGTCTATGTCCAGCTCGCCACCCAGGCGGGGGCGGAGGACCCCCAGGGCAAGGCGGAGACCTGGGTGAAGGGCAATCTGGCGCTGGCGTACGTCAACCCCGTCCTGGCGCAGATTGGCGTGGCGTCCATCCCCACCACCCACCAACCCCGCGGCATGGCCTACGTGCACATGGGCAAGGTGGGCCTCTTCGACATCCGGGGCTCGCGCTACGTGGTGGTGAAGGACACGTTCGATTTGTACGCGCAGTACCGCTATGCCACCTCGGGAGGGGCCAGCGAGAACGTGCTGGGTGGCCCCCAGGAGACGTGGTTGAAGGAGCGGCTGGCCGCGCAGAACACCTGGAAGGTGATCGTCAGCTCCGTCTCGTTGACGCCGCTGGTGTGGGACCTGCGCGCCAAGACGGACATTCCGGACGCCACGCTGCGCCAGCGCTTCACCTTCAACGCGGACGGGTGGGACGGGTTCCCCACCAAGCGCAAGGAGCTGTTGCAGTACGTGAACGCCCATGCCCAGAACGCGCTCTTCATCTCCGGGGACATCCATGCCGCGTACGCCTCGGTGGAAGAGGGCGTGCCCGCGCTGACGACGCCCGCCATCTCGTCCGGCGTGGTGAAGGATCTGGCGAGCACGGCGGTGGTGGCCGCGGGCTACGCGCAGGGGAGCTCCCTTTACCGCTACACCATCGCCGAGCTGGATCAGACGCTCCGGGCGAGCAACCCGAACATCGTCTTCTCCAACTCGGAGGACCACGGCTTCGTGGTGCTCGAGGTGCGCTCGAACGAGGCGCTGGCCTCCTTCCACCTCATTCCCGGCGGCGAGGTGAACAAGGACTACTCGCAGCGAGGGGCGAGCGAGCTGCGCAACCGTTTCAGCCGCCAGGATCTGCGGGTGCAGAACGGGAAGATCTCCACCCTCTGAGGCTTGGCGGTGCCCTCCATGCAGACCTCTGATGTCCGGCCTGAGATCCGGCCTGATGTCCGGCTTGTCCCCGCCCGTGCCGAGCACCTCGATGTGTGGCTCGAGATCCGGGCGGGGGCCACCTCGCGCCGCCTGCTTCCCCTGGAGGAGGTTCCCCGGGAGTCGCTGCTGCGGCGCCTGAGCGAGTCAAGCAGTGACATCTTGGATCTCCAGGCCACGAGCTTCCGGTGGATGGTGGAGTCCGAGGGCCGCATCATCGGGACGGTGTCCGCGCGCGAGCTGTCGCGCTTTCACGGCCGGGTGGAGGTGGGGTACATGCTCGCCGAGGGGAGCCTGGGCCGCGGTCTGGGGACGCGGGCCGTGGCGCTCCTGCTCGAGCGGCTCTACACGATTCCCTCGCTCCACCACATCTGGCTCACCACCACGGTGGCCAACCTGGCTTCTCAAGGCGTGGCGCGCAAGCTGGGCTTCCGCCTGGAAGGCGTGCTGCGCGGCCATTGCATCGTCCAGGGCGAGCGGATGGATCAGCAGGTGTGGGGCCTGCTGCGGCCCGAGTGGGAGGCGCGGCGCGGCGAGCTGTCCTTGGAGCCCCCCCGGCGGTGATAGGGTGGGGGCGCCATGCACGCCTACGCCATCGAGCTGTCCCGGGAACTGGGCCTCCGGCCCGAGCAGGTGGACAAGACCCTCGCCCTTCAGGACGAGGGGGCCACCGTGCCCTTCATCGCCCGCTACCGCAAGGAGGCCACGGGCGGCCTGGACGAGGTGCAGATCCAGACCATTCTGGATCGCGCCGCCGAGCGCTCGGAGTTCGATGCGCGGCGGGAGACCATCCTGCGCACCATCGAAGGACAGGGGAAGCTGACGCCGGAGCTGACCCAGGCCTTGCAGAAGGCCCGGACGCGCGCCGAGCTGGAGGACCTGTACCTGCCGTACAAGCCCAAGCGGCGCACCCGTGCCGCGATTGCCCGGGAGCGCGGGCTGGAGCCCCTGGCGGAGGTGCTCTGGAAGCAGGAGGGGCGGCGCGGCGAGGACATCCAGGCGAAGGTGCGGCCGTTCGTGAGCGCGGAGAAGGGCGTGCCGGACGTGGCCGCCGCGCTCGCGGGCGCGCGGGACATCTGCGCCGAGCGCGTGGCCGAGGACGCGGCCCTGCGCCGCACCGCCCGGGAGGTGTGCGCCAGCCGGGGCCGC encodes the following:
- a CDS encoding serine/threonine-protein kinase — translated: MRRWQYRTSPACGLLAGVQTGSAKTVEVPSRRYGRYRLRSRLGEGGMAEVFLADAVDSRGQPFSVALKLMRKDVSVEAFADEADLMGVLDHPNLVRKLEDGEAFGRPFIAIEFLSGGDLERLLRTHERLLRRVPLGMAIHICIEVLRALAYFHQARTRSGRPLELVHGDITPSNIFFSGEGEVKLGDFGVAKSRGADIGPQDGILAGKLHYLAPEQTRGEPPTPASDLFALGIVLHELVVGTHPFLREETDEARVMAAIRAGKLNLPDALDRPLAQILRRALAPDTASRYHTAGEFAGALFAWLLDSGQSPSRLQLQDWLKTLSGPPLL
- a CDS encoding DUF3106 domain-containing protein; protein product: MRRTLTIVGWMVVLLAGASSQAQEPERAPTAAERFEKLSPEQKDALRAKLREFKALPPEDQKRIRGNLERIQRMSPEERERLRANLSDFNRLSPAERQLLRERFGEFQNLSPERKAELRKRMREYLRAHPERREQMRENLRRWRQLSPEQRQELRDRMRERRRR
- a CDS encoding anti-sigma factor family protein, whose amino-acid sequence is MSCTFEEELTAFIDGELSPPRHAEIAVHLGTCAQCQSTEALLRGTLAKMALLPESIPSPATRRQVLAQVDALPPPLKERLLALLRPRVLVPALGLAAVMALAVYPRSRPGVDEADPGALELAANLELVEDYDVVGLDSFEDMEVVTHLHELEVQ
- a CDS encoding RNA polymerase sigma factor; the encoded protein is MDEDSDAQVMLRVAAGDRKAFALLFDRYHASVARFAYRFVGDRARAEELTQDIFVKLYRNAKAYKPTAQFKTFLFRVATNHCLNEVRRGEYRVTRSTSSPADEDEKGVEAVDAQAERPDEAVAGRELERAVGEALQGMSERERAAFTMCRFEGMAYRDIATALEASEAAVKSLIHRATLAVARKVEALQAGIGPERSRA
- the recA gene encoding recombinase RecA; amino-acid sequence: MAVNSEKEKAIELAMSAVERQFGKGSIMRLGKDEPLMRDIQAISTGSISLDIALGVGGVPKGRIVEIFGPESSGKTTLCLHIVAEAQKRGGICGYIDAEHALDVGYARKLGVRTDDLLLSQPDTGEQGLEIAEMLVRSGAIDVLVVDSVAALVPKAELEGEMGDAHMGVQARLMSQALRKLTGTISKSQTCVIFINQIRMKIGVMFGNPETTTGGNALKFYASQRLDIRRIGAIKNGENVVGSRTRVKVVKNKVAPPFKEVEFDIMYGTGISREGDLIDLASNENIVEKSGSWFAFKGERIGQGRENAKDYLREHPDTYKEIEARVLEKYGVTKSAVAAVPDEPEPSGEGEKRPRVKAVK
- a CDS encoding alkaline phosphatase D family protein, whose translation is MGRPVSFRGAARHTDVLVARTGSTIDSAPAEALKARALEDSLSQKLHRRTLLQSIVAVAATTAFGCGEDEPGLGPSDRSRAYFPQSVASGEPRPDSVVLWTRAVDPEHGGDTALTLEVSEEESFGTFVLQLEVSASVAHDNAVKVKVTNLKPRTTYYYRFVYAHDGERFSSAVGRTRTAPAAGDDVPVKFVFASCQDYVGRYFNTWNRLLQLDEDLDFVMFLGDYVYETTGDPSFQSTNSLRSMTFSDPEGALVQKTGIFEYYAAASLSNYRELYKTLRSDVLLQRVHERYPFIVIWDDHEFSDDCWGAHATYKDERSSELQLDRKRNAEQAFFEFIPIDATPTGAAQGAIDVGSEPRFPDTRVYRDFEFGKHLKLIVTDYRTYRPDHLIAEDAYPGTVVMDGPTLTALGAAPAFASEQFAYINVDAPEYAQVKGALRQVYVQLATQAGAEDPQGKAETWVKGNLALAYVNPVLAQIGVASIPTTHQPRGMAYVHMGKVGLFDIRGSRYVVVKDTFDLYAQYRYATSGGASENVLGGPQETWLKERLAAQNTWKVIVSSVSLTPLVWDLRAKTDIPDATLRQRFTFNADGWDGFPTKRKELLQYVNAHAQNALFISGDIHAAYASVEEGVPALTTPAISSGVVKDLASTAVVAAGYAQGSSLYRYTIAELDQTLRASNPNIVFSNSEDHGFVVLEVRSNEALASFHLIPGGEVNKDYSQRGASELRNRFSRQDLRVQNGKISTL
- a CDS encoding GNAT family N-acetyltransferase, giving the protein MQTSDVRPEIRPDVRLVPARAEHLDVWLEIRAGATSRRLLPLEEVPRESLLRRLSESSSDILDLQATSFRWMVESEGRIIGTVSARELSRFHGRVEVGYMLAEGSLGRGLGTRAVALLLERLYTIPSLHHIWLTTTVANLASQGVARKLGFRLEGVLRGHCIVQGERMDQQVWGLLRPEWEARRGELSLEPPRR